The nucleotide sequence CCAGAGGTAAGGGCCGTTTCCAGCATGTAACCAGATAAGCGAGTATCTTTACCAATAATGACGCGTGATTTTTTCCCTTTTATATCGCCAAAAACTGAAGCGATAGCTTTACCCATACGCAAAGACATTTCTGGCGTGATGGGGTACTCATTTGCGCGCCCACGAACTCCATCAGTTCCGAATAATTTTCCCATGATTCATCTCTCCGTTTATTTAAAGTCGCCAGACTTGGCGGGCTCTACTCTAAAATTAAAATCTATTTTATATTCACCGACTTCTAGAGTGATGACTGTATTCATACGAGTGAGTAGTAGACGATAAGGGATTTTTGCGGATCCCGCAATGGTATTAACGCCCACATTAACATCGCCTAAAATATCTTCGGCATCTTTTACTGCGATCAATAAGTTGCGTAATTTTTCTAGTTTATCGATAAAGTTGCTGTCAGAGAATGAGTACTGACGGTAACAATGAGGGCAGTTGAGTAAGCCTTCTTTTTCTTTAAGTTCCATCACATTAAAGTTAATGGTTTTGCCGCATTCTTCATCAAGGCAAAGAAAGTCGACTAAAGCGGTCATTTTATCCATAGGGTTGGACTCCAATAGGTATTTTCAATTTTGCCTACTTTAGCATGAGCTTATCATAATAAAATAAAATACAGCCTAGGGAGGCTGTATTTATGAGTTTATTTAAAGACTAAGTAGCTCAGTAAAGAAATTAGAGCTTGGGATTCTAAGAAAGCTTATTTAAGCTCACTCGGTTTCGGGAAATTCCATGTGCCATCGAGGATGCTTTGCTGAGGTTTATATAAGCGAATAGCATAATTCCAACCAGGCATAATATCTAAGACGTTTGCTTGGCTAGAATCACCACCAAAGTTAACTGTTACAGAGCCATCTTCATTGCGTTTGGCGGTCTTGCTATTGATTGAATAAACCCCACGCTCGTTAATGTCAAAGTAACCTTTTTGATTGTAAACCGTGACCGACCAGAAGCCATCAACGGGCACGTCTTTAACTGTGAGCGAATAGAGGGCTTTACCATCATTATTTTCGACTTCGCCTAAGTTGTAAAAAGCGTCTTTCTCAGGAAGTCCGCCCCAACCGTAAGCCGTGCCAACAAGATGGATCACAGGATTGAGGTCTTCCTTTTTACCAAACATTCCTTGAGTACCTGAAAGCAAGCCTGCAATCTCTGCTAATTGCTGACGTTTAGCTTCTAGGGATTTCACATCCCATCGAGTAATAGAGAAGCGACCTCTAGATTTTTGTGAGATTTTAATCATATCTTGTGCTTTGTGAGCATTTTCTAGATCCGCTTCATCATTGGGGTCAACAAAGGTGCGTATGACAATGAAGACATAGCGAGTCCCTATTTTGTCTTGAGTAAAATCATGATCGCCTTCATAGGCTGCAAAGAGAGAGTGATCTTGGTTAACAATCATGGCGGATTGATAACGATCGAGCTTTGGCATGCTAAGTTTTACGGGTGTAGTAAGGTCGTAGATACCAAAGGAGTAAAGCGTATCGGTATTAGGTCGTATAGTGATTTGTTTAGTGACGTCGTACATGGCGCGATTGTGATGCAATTGGCCAAAAGCATTAAAGGCATGGACATAACCTTTCATTTGCATGTCAGTCTCTGCGCGGACAAAGTTTTTCACGCTTACTTCGGTGGTGCACATGTCATCAAAAACACTAGGCTTAGATGATGAGCAAGAGGAAAATATCATGCCTATTAAGGCTAATGGGATGAGGCTAAATTTTTTCATGGTGGACTCCTATAGATTTATATCCTTCAAAATATTCTGCCTTGTTCATGAATAAGCAAGTATATAGTTGTGAGAGGATGATATTTATTATATAGGATGAGGAATCACTTAGTGCACATCACAAATTCAATTGTGATGCGCGAATAAAGTTAGCTCAGGTATTTACTCCAAGCCTTTGGCGCCGTTTTTGATCCATTCTTTGATCATGGCAATTTCTTCTTTTGTAACGGGATTTTTCTCTTTTGGCGGAGGCATGAGAGAGTCTTCGTCATCAGTAATAAGCGAATCATAGAGCCAGGAATCCTCGGGATTGCCAGGGATAATGACTTCCTCTTCAAAAGAAGCTTTGATCATTTCAATCGTATGTAAACGCAAGTCGCCCTTATCTTTCTTCTCGCCGTGACACTTGGTACATTTAGCTTCAAAGAAAGGAAGGATTTTTTCGTGAACAAATCTTTGTTCTACAGAAAGTTTACTTAGATCAACAATGGCTTTCACGGTTTCAGAGTTGACTTCAACTTTTTCCATTTTGACTTCTGTGGGAGCGGGTTTAGCCATGGGTTTAAGCTCGATATCACTGAAAGAGGCTCCACCATCAATCCAATCATGGATAATAGCTTTTTCTTCTTTAGTGAGTATTGAATTGCCTTCTGGGGGCATGATTTCTTCTGTATCCTCAGTGACAAGTAAGGCGTAAAGTTCTGAGTCCATGGCATGACCAGGAGCAATGATTTTGTCGTAGCGACGCATAATGCCTAAAATATTGTTGAGCTTGAGTTTGCCCTTCATTTTTTCTTCGCCGTGACAAGAGACACAATGCTTTTCAAAGATGGGCAGAACTTTGGCTTCGAAATAAGGAAGCTTTTTGATTTTCGTTTCTTTTTCTTTCACAGTCTTTTTTGAGCGACCCGTCATTTGACGGAGGGGATCGGGAGCATATTCAAAGAGGTATTCAGTTCCGTGAGTAAGTGAACCGCCATCGTGGCCGGCAAAACCCATGAGCACGCAAGCAATAAAGATGGCACCACGGAAGCGGTGACGCTTAGCCATGATTTTGTCTTTGCGGTAATGGTGCTTGAGGTATAGAGCCAGGATTGCTGCGACTGCAACGGCGAGTCCGAGCCAGCCGTGACGTGAAAGGAGTTCAGGATTATAACCACCAGGGAGAGCTAGGAGGATGCCAAGCCCCGCGGCGCCTACAGATGTAACTGCAGCAATCCAACAGAGGATATACATAGCCTCGTCATAGATTTCGACTTTGCGCCACCAAGAGAATATTTCGAGGAAAGCAATAACCGCAAGCAGTCCAACGGGGAGGTGAAGAATGAGGGGATGATGACGACCGAGGAAAATGAAAAAATCGGGGATGTTGCCATCAGAGGTGAAAGTGATCGCTCGGATCATTTTCATGAAGAGAGTTTGTTGAGCCTCGGGGTCTGCGCCAGCTGCAACAGCGTCAGACGCGAAAGCAGTAAAACTTAGAAAGAGTGAGGAGATACAGATGAAAAGTTTATTGTTTCTCATAGGAACCTTTGTGCTTGAGTTAGAATTTTTAATAATTAATCATAAGGGAATTTAGCTGTTTATCAAGTTTTGAGTTTAGACGATTGCTAATTCCCTTATTAATAGATCGTCAAAGCTAGATAGAATCTGCCTGTTATTTGTTAAAGTATACCAAGTAGTGCTACCAAAGTTAACAGGATTAGACGTTAAAATTGTAAAAAAGGATCATTATTTTATCTCATTGCTTACTAATATAGGTTTCCCTGAGATCGAGTTTTGTTACGTGTAATGAAGGTACTGAGTCTTACTTTTTTATTTTCCGAATTCGCCAAAGAGGTTGACGGCACCCAAAGTATTCACAAAGCTATGAGCAATGATGGAAGGAAACACGGATTGACTCTTGTGATACATCCAGCCAAAGATGCAACCGAGTAAAATGAGTGGGACCATTTGATCGGGGTCAAAATGGATAAGGCCGAAAATAATACCTGTTGAAATGATCGCAGTAGTGGGAGAGACACTTTGTTGAAGGCCATCTTGTAGGATGCCACGAAAAACAATTTCTTCCCAAATAGGAGCGGAATAAACAAGCATGAAATACGCAGCAACGAGGGTGAAATCTTTCTGTTGAAGTAAGAGTTCTACCTGTTGCGCTTTTGGGGTGTAATCGAGGAGCTTGAGAATGAAGTCATAGGCAAAAGCTACGAGGAAACAAAGGAAAACTCCTTGAGCAACGAGAATGAGGTTATCTTTAATGCCTTGCCCATGGAGGGTGATATGAAAAACCTTTTTCCTGATGTAAGTACGGAATAGGTAATAAAAAAGGATGACGGTCGCAGAGTATGATGCAGCGACAATTAAGCCGATGCCAAAGATTTTAATAAAGATGACCATGAGGGCCTGTTGAAACAAAACTATGAACAATGCTTCAATAATACCCCACATAGTGAGCTGCTTAGGACTCAGTAATGGCGTCGACTCCAAAGCTTCTTTTGGAAGCTCTGGCATCACTTTGCGGTCATCTTTTTTTATGGGTAAAGTCTTGCTCCCAAAATTGGGAACAAATTCTTTACGGGGAATATTCTCGAGTGAGTCTATTACTTCTTTTGGCTGTTCTTCCACGCTTCATACTCCTCGAAGTTGCCAGGATAATCGGTGAAAGTGCCATCGCCATGTAACTCAATGATACGTGTCGCTAAAGAACTAACAAATTCACGATCATGACTCACAAATACAACGGGATCAGAGATAACCGTTAAAGCATAATTGAGTGATTCAATGGCTTCGAGGTCAAGGTGATTCGTTGGTTCATCTAGAACGATGAAATTTCCGCCTTCTAAGAGCATAGATGAGACGATGAGACGGGCGCGTTCACCACCTGAAAGGACACTAATGGGTTTCTGTGAATCTTCACCTTTGAAAAGCATACGACCCATGGCGGCACGCAATTCAGTTTCGGTAATACCTTCTTCAGGAGCAAATTTGCCGAGCCAGTCAATAGCCTTCATATCTTCATCTAGGACTTCTTGAGAATCCTGAGGGAAGTAGCAGAGTTCAATAGTCTGACCGATTTCAATAGTACCGGAATCAGGTTTGGTTTTACCTAGAAGAGTTTTGAGAAGAGTAGTTTTGCCGACACCATTAGTGCCAATGATAGCAATTTTCTCATCGTTATTCATGTGCAAACTTAAATCTTTGAAGAGAGGTTTATCATAGCTCTTACAGATTTTTTCTGCATGGATAACTTTGGCACCCATTTTAGTTTTAGATTCAAAGCGAATATAGGGAGCGACGCGACTTGAGGGTTTAAACTTCTCGATTTGTAAAGTATCAAGTTCTTTTTGACGTGCCGTAGCTTGCTTAGCTTTGGAGGCATTCGCACCGAAACGCGAGATGAAAGTTTTGAGCTCATCGGCACGTTTTTCTTTCTTATCATTATCTCTTTGTTTACGCTCGAGTTGGATCTGGTTGGCTATCATAAAGTCATCGTAATTACCGGTGAATAAACGCATCGCTTGGTAATCTAAATCGGCAATGTTGGTGCAAACGCTATTGAGGAAGTGACGATCGTGAGAAATAACGATGACCGTACCTTCATGGCGTCTAAGGAAGTTCTCTAGCCATTCG is from Lentisphaera profundi and encodes:
- a CDS encoding DUF1214 domain-containing protein, with the protein product MKKFSLIPLALIGMIFSSCSSSKPSVFDDMCTTEVSVKNFVRAETDMQMKGYVHAFNAFGQLHHNRAMYDVTKQITIRPNTDTLYSFGIYDLTTPVKLSMPKLDRYQSAMIVNQDHSLFAAYEGDHDFTQDKIGTRYVFIVIRTFVDPNDEADLENAHKAQDMIKISQKSRGRFSITRWDVKSLEAKRQQLAEIAGLLSGTQGMFGKKEDLNPVIHLVGTAYGWGGLPEKDAFYNLGEVENNDGKALYSLTVKDVPVDGFWSVTVYNQKGYFDINERGVYSINSKTAKRNEDGSVTVNFGGDSSQANVLDIMPGWNYAIRLYKPQQSILDGTWNFPKPSELK
- a CDS encoding c-type cytochrome domain-containing protein codes for the protein MRNNKLFICISSLFLSFTAFASDAVAAGADPEAQQTLFMKMIRAITFTSDGNIPDFFIFLGRHHPLILHLPVGLLAVIAFLEIFSWWRKVEIYDEAMYILCWIAAVTSVGAAGLGILLALPGGYNPELLSRHGWLGLAVAVAAILALYLKHHYRKDKIMAKRHRFRGAIFIACVLMGFAGHDGGSLTHGTEYLFEYAPDPLRQMTGRSKKTVKEKETKIKKLPYFEAKVLPIFEKHCVSCHGEEKMKGKLKLNNILGIMRRYDKIIAPGHAMDSELYALLVTEDTEEIMPPEGNSILTKEEKAIIHDWIDGGASFSDIELKPMAKPAPTEVKMEKVEVNSETVKAIVDLSKLSVEQRFVHEKILPFFEAKCTKCHGEKKDKGDLRLHTIEMIKASFEEEVIIPGNPEDSWLYDSLITDDEDSLMPPPKEKNPVTKEEIAMIKEWIKNGAKGLE
- a CDS encoding CPBP family intramembrane glutamic endopeptidase; translation: MEEQPKEVIDSLENIPRKEFVPNFGSKTLPIKKDDRKVMPELPKEALESTPLLSPKQLTMWGIIEALFIVLFQQALMVIFIKIFGIGLIVAASYSATVILFYYLFRTYIRKKVFHITLHGQGIKDNLILVAQGVFLCFLVAFAYDFILKLLDYTPKAQQVELLLQQKDFTLVAAYFMLVYSAPIWEEIVFRGILQDGLQQSVSPTTAIISTGIIFGLIHFDPDQMVPLILLGCIFGWMYHKSQSVFPSIIAHSFVNTLGAVNLFGEFGK
- a CDS encoding ABC-F family ATP-binding cassette domain-containing protein; this translates as MIAVSNLSIRFGKRTLFEEVSVKFSPGCRYGLIGANGVGKSTFMKILAGELESSTGQVSIDQGCRMSFLRQDHYKFDDYKVIDTVCTGNDAVWQLHLKRNELYDLSDSGEISDEDADYLYGDLEAQYGESGGYTMEGDASKLLSGLGIPAEEHHRKMNEISGGLKLRVLLAQALFGNPDILLLDEPTNHLDMDTIEWLENFLRRHEGTVIVISHDRHFLNSVCTNIADLDYQAMRLFTGNYDDFMIANQIQLERKQRDNDKKEKRADELKTFISRFGANASKAKQATARQKELDTLQIEKFKPSSRVAPYIRFESKTKMGAKVIHAEKICKSYDKPLFKDLSLHMNNDEKIAIIGTNGVGKTTLLKTLLGKTKPDSGTIEIGQTIELCYFPQDSQEVLDEDMKAIDWLGKFAPEEGITETELRAAMGRMLFKGEDSQKPISVLSGGERARLIVSSMLLEGGNFIVLDEPTNHLDLEAIESLNYALTVISDPVVFVSHDREFVSSLATRIIELHGDGTFTDYPGNFEEYEAWKNSQKK